Proteins encoded in a region of the Bombiscardovia apis genome:
- a CDS encoding cation:proton antiporter, translating to MELLILILSIMAAVLVSSFLSRFIPRISTPLVQIALGLVIALLPMFPPLRLDPELFMVLFIAPLLYYEAHTINKAELAKTLKLSLSLAIGLAAFTMLMVGVLLHAVWPMYPLAAALALGAALGPTDAVAVSSIGQDADLSSGQRSILSGESLFNDATGVIGFQFAILAAVTGAFSPTSAISSFVIAFVGGIAFGAVMGFTSNWIFETARRLGWESMTTRILMELFLPFLIYLVAENWLDVSGVLAVVTTGLLARFDHTGLGPNTSKTNIVSTSVWKVLSFSLNGAVFVILGMLLPGALVATWSDKKVSNLTLLATIALVACTVIIVRFVWVTGVLFFATNPETGKHVPMNARRLRSAAVMTLGGPKGTITLSLALTTPYLLASGDPFPMRNELIFVAAGVIIVTLLLANFGLPLLAPAKNEGPETSKVEKSIEVLRRTVRELSAHTDECNRLAVQHVITLYNQRIARLKTQIGLYNPREPQALQLQTLQWEQTYMENKLEEIQEEGKQQEEPTDSSSESSEAGAATDEELAYSQDSREKAAEQILEHITNSLAHLDEGSEVKWHIHIAMRRAQGLIRHLIHRLRHVTPKVSENEVFLASRDLQAELNHHVVEQLYAELGKGRFKTEDLLTTIINHQLIESSAEGKTEFGEASEMRDSVEEVKREGYATELSVIQDMVEAGEISRSWARDLRRNVYVMQVDNDSVL from the coding sequence GTGGAACTTCTGATTCTCATTCTCAGCATTATGGCGGCTGTGCTCGTCTCCTCCTTCTTGAGCCGTTTCATACCGCGCATCTCCACTCCCCTAGTGCAGATTGCCTTAGGCCTAGTAATAGCACTCTTACCCATGTTTCCGCCCTTGCGGCTGGACCCGGAACTCTTTATGGTGCTCTTCATCGCGCCCTTGCTCTACTACGAAGCACACACGATTAACAAGGCAGAACTGGCGAAAACACTCAAACTTTCGCTCTCGCTAGCCATCGGCTTAGCAGCCTTTACCATGCTCATGGTGGGAGTGCTACTCCACGCGGTCTGGCCCATGTATCCACTCGCTGCAGCCCTCGCCCTAGGCGCAGCTTTGGGCCCTACCGACGCTGTAGCAGTCTCATCAATCGGGCAAGATGCGGATCTGAGCAGTGGGCAACGCTCAATACTCTCGGGCGAATCACTCTTCAATGACGCTACGGGCGTAATCGGCTTCCAGTTCGCCATTTTGGCTGCGGTCACCGGAGCATTCTCGCCAACTAGCGCCATTAGTAGCTTTGTTATCGCTTTTGTGGGTGGTATCGCCTTTGGCGCTGTCATGGGTTTCACATCGAATTGGATCTTTGAAACCGCCCGCCGCTTGGGCTGGGAATCCATGACCACCCGCATTTTGATGGAACTCTTCCTGCCCTTCCTCATTTACTTAGTCGCAGAAAACTGGCTAGATGTCTCTGGAGTGTTGGCCGTGGTTACCACCGGCCTCCTCGCCCGCTTTGACCACACAGGGCTGGGCCCCAACACCTCCAAGACCAATATTGTCTCAACCTCCGTATGGAAGGTGCTCTCATTCAGCTTAAATGGAGCAGTATTTGTGATTCTGGGTATGCTGCTGCCGGGCGCGCTTGTAGCCACTTGGAGCGATAAAAAAGTCAGTAATCTTACCCTCCTGGCCACTATTGCCCTCGTGGCGTGCACCGTAATTATAGTGCGTTTTGTATGGGTGACTGGAGTGCTCTTCTTCGCCACCAACCCCGAGACCGGTAAACATGTTCCTATGAACGCTCGCCGCCTGCGCTCAGCAGCAGTGATGACCTTGGGCGGGCCGAAGGGCACTATTACGCTCTCGCTGGCGCTTACCACCCCTTACCTACTGGCATCGGGCGACCCCTTCCCCATGCGCAATGAGCTCATTTTCGTGGCCGCAGGTGTGATTATTGTGACCCTGCTCTTGGCAAACTTCGGCCTACCGCTGCTGGCACCAGCCAAAAACGAAGGGCCAGAAACTTCCAAGGTGGAGAAGTCGATCGAAGTGTTGCGACGTACCGTACGTGAACTTTCTGCTCACACCGACGAATGCAATCGCCTAGCTGTGCAGCATGTCATCACCCTCTACAACCAGCGCATTGCCCGTTTGAAAACGCAAATTGGGCTGTACAATCCGCGCGAGCCCCAAGCCCTACAGCTGCAAACCCTGCAATGGGAACAAACCTATATGGAAAACAAGCTGGAGGAGATTCAAGAGGAAGGCAAGCAGCAGGAAGAACCCACCGACAGCTCAAGCGAGAGCTCTGAAGCGGGGGCAGCTACAGACGAAGAACTGGCCTATTCGCAGGATTCGCGCGAAAAAGCAGCCGAACAGATCCTAGAGCATATCACGAATTCTCTGGCCCACTTGGACGAGGGCAGTGAAGTTAAGTGGCACATTCACATTGCCATGCGACGGGCTCAAGGGCTGATTCGCCACCTAATTCACCGTCTCCGGCATGTGACACCTAAAGTTTCGGAAAACGAAGTCTTCCTAGCTTCGCGCGATTTGCAGGCCGAACTCAACCACCACGTGGTCGAGCAGCTGTACGCTGAGCTGGGCAAAGGGCGCTTTAAGACCGAAGACTTGCTTACCACCATCATTAACCACCAGCTCATAGAATCTTCAGCAGAAGGCAAGACTGAATTCGGCGAGGCCTCAGAAATGCGCGACTCAGTCGAAGAAGTGAAGCGCGAAGGGTATGCTACTGAGCTCTCCGTAATTCAAGACATGGTCGAGGCCGGCGAGATTTCGCGTAGTTGGGCGCGCGATTTGCGACGCAACGTATACGTAATGCAGGTAGACAACGACTCGGTACTCTAA
- a CDS encoding HAD-IC family P-type ATPase yields MTKSTNQPSNHQESRVSKSAVSAQSQSSERLGAGEVQANQDTSWHALSVQGTLAILKTGRKGLTGAEAQSRLELFGPNALAQGERKPKWKLILEQFTSPLIAVLIVCGVITIFLGHYVDAGAIFAVLILNAIIGYVQESKADKAVEALTSLASPTTRVLREGDAITIDAADLVPGDVVLLESGDRVPADLRLVDAIHLKINESMLTGESEDARKGTDAVESDAALGDRTNVAFSGTMVTSGRGQGVVVATGADTELGEINDLVHVSKGLTPLQKILKRAETGIAIAVILVAVFVFIGGTILEGNPAQAFLSAVSLVVASMPEALPIVLTVAMALGVSRMAQYNAIVRSLPAVETLGSITVIGSDKTGTLTQNRMSVEQVALGGGSVQQLTEVSESPAAQALLKAGALTNEAQRSIAEDGSTVYSGDAVDMAMARAADEAGAVNAEQLQSTIELQTPYEPELLHSMTIRRNEDGSLTQYVKGAPDAVMAMCTAMQDANGAPQTLDIAAIHAAYEQMGSQGLRVIGVASRLIPAGEDIDQHKRAHDMTFLGLEGMLDPPREGVREAIADCAKAGIRVIMITGDHPVTAAAIGQRLGLESTGQALTGSEMLGMSDEVLAARLRETSIAARVSPQDKLRIVETLQNQGEVVAVTGDGVNDAPALKAASVGIAMGESGTDVAREASDVVLTDDNFVTITQAVRQGRVTFKAIRGSAYFLLATAAAAMIAVGVNVIADMPLLFLPLQMLWINFVTNGVQDIALGFEPGDGEELKAPPRSRTEGLLSTTLWSRVAVCGLWMATCVLVLFHVCVTRGMDLAQARTLALTLLVLFNFFVAMSARSETKLIAQLNPLDNKFLLLASLVALAIHAGAMYWPALAGVLGMAPLSLQQWALCLGVGLTVLVFAEGDKLIRQFLARHGHSPRSAIHHTRRSIASMLRSGI; encoded by the coding sequence TTGACTAAGTCAACTAATCAGCCAAGTAACCACCAAGAATCACGAGTAAGTAAGAGCGCAGTAAGCGCGCAATCCCAATCCAGCGAGAGATTGGGAGCAGGGGAAGTGCAAGCCAATCAAGACACCTCTTGGCATGCGCTGAGCGTTCAAGGCACGTTGGCCATCCTCAAAACTGGTCGAAAAGGCCTCACCGGAGCCGAAGCGCAGTCCCGTTTGGAACTCTTCGGTCCTAACGCGCTGGCTCAGGGCGAGCGCAAACCCAAGTGGAAGCTCATTCTTGAGCAGTTCACCAGCCCCTTGATTGCCGTGCTCATTGTGTGCGGCGTTATCACCATTTTCCTCGGGCACTATGTCGATGCGGGTGCCATTTTTGCGGTGCTCATTTTGAACGCCATCATCGGTTACGTGCAGGAGTCTAAGGCCGATAAAGCGGTGGAGGCCTTGACTTCACTAGCTTCTCCCACTACCCGCGTCTTGCGCGAGGGCGATGCTATTACTATCGATGCGGCTGATTTGGTACCCGGAGATGTTGTCTTGCTTGAGTCTGGCGACCGTGTGCCTGCCGACTTGCGTTTGGTCGATGCCATCCACTTGAAAATTAACGAATCTATGCTCACTGGAGAGAGTGAGGATGCTCGCAAGGGCACGGACGCAGTTGAGAGCGATGCGGCCCTAGGTGACCGCACCAACGTCGCTTTCTCTGGCACTATGGTCACCTCTGGCCGCGGTCAAGGCGTGGTTGTGGCGACTGGTGCCGATACTGAGCTGGGCGAAATCAATGATTTAGTCCACGTTTCCAAGGGATTGACTCCGCTGCAAAAGATTCTCAAGCGGGCTGAGACCGGGATTGCAATCGCCGTCATTTTGGTGGCGGTCTTCGTCTTCATCGGCGGCACTATTCTCGAAGGCAACCCAGCGCAGGCCTTCCTGTCCGCTGTCTCCCTCGTTGTCGCGTCGATGCCCGAGGCCCTGCCCATCGTGCTCACGGTGGCAATGGCTCTGGGTGTCTCCCGCATGGCCCAATACAATGCGATTGTTCGATCCCTGCCTGCTGTAGAGACGTTGGGCTCCATCACGGTTATCGGTTCTGATAAAACGGGTACGCTCACCCAAAACCGCATGAGTGTGGAGCAAGTAGCTCTCGGCGGCGGCTCGGTCCAACAACTTACTGAAGTTAGTGAGTCCCCAGCGGCTCAGGCTTTGCTCAAGGCTGGTGCCCTCACCAATGAGGCCCAGCGCTCGATTGCAGAGGACGGCAGTACTGTCTATTCAGGAGATGCAGTCGACATGGCTATGGCCCGGGCAGCAGATGAAGCCGGAGCGGTCAACGCTGAGCAATTGCAGTCCACTATCGAGTTGCAAACGCCTTACGAGCCCGAGCTCTTGCACTCTATGACTATCCGCCGCAACGAAGATGGTTCCTTGACTCAGTATGTCAAGGGCGCCCCCGACGCAGTAATGGCCATGTGTACAGCGATGCAAGATGCTAACGGGGCACCCCAAACGCTCGACATCGCAGCAATTCATGCGGCCTACGAGCAGATGGGTAGCCAAGGCTTGCGTGTTATCGGCGTTGCCAGCAGGCTTATTCCCGCAGGCGAAGACATCGACCAACACAAGCGGGCTCACGATATGACCTTCCTCGGCTTGGAAGGCATGCTCGATCCGCCGCGCGAGGGTGTACGCGAGGCTATTGCCGACTGCGCAAAGGCCGGCATCCGTGTCATCATGATTACCGGCGACCACCCCGTTACCGCTGCTGCAATCGGTCAGCGCCTCGGCTTGGAATCAACCGGCCAGGCCCTTACCGGCTCCGAGATGCTGGGTATGAGCGACGAAGTGCTGGCAGCCCGCCTGCGCGAAACTTCCATTGCCGCACGCGTCTCTCCGCAAGACAAGTTGCGTATCGTAGAAACCTTGCAAAATCAAGGCGAAGTCGTGGCAGTCACCGGCGACGGTGTCAACGATGCTCCTGCTCTCAAGGCCGCTTCGGTGGGCATTGCTATGGGCGAGTCCGGCACCGATGTGGCGCGCGAAGCCTCCGATGTGGTCTTGACCGACGACAACTTCGTCACCATCACCCAGGCCGTCCGTCAGGGTCGTGTCACCTTCAAAGCGATTCGCGGCTCGGCGTACTTCCTCTTGGCCACGGCTGCAGCGGCCATGATTGCAGTAGGCGTCAACGTTATCGCAGACATGCCCCTGCTCTTCCTGCCCCTGCAAATGCTGTGGATTAACTTCGTCACCAACGGCGTGCAAGATATCGCCCTAGGTTTCGAGCCGGGAGATGGCGAAGAACTCAAGGCCCCGCCGCGCTCGCGTACAGAAGGCCTGCTCTCTACTACTCTGTGGTCTCGAGTGGCGGTGTGCGGTCTATGGATGGCCACTTGCGTTCTGGTCCTTTTCCACGTCTGCGTCACTCGCGGCATGGATTTGGCTCAGGCCCGTACTTTGGCCTTAACCCTGCTGGTGCTCTTCAACTTCTTCGTTGCCATGTCTGCTCGCTCGGAAACTAAGTTGATTGCCCAGCTCAATCCGCTCGACAACAAGTTCCTCCTGCTGGCCTCATTGGTAGCGCTCGCTATCCACGCTGGCGCCATGTATTGGCCGGCTCTGGCAGGCGTCTTGGGTATGGCACCTCTGAGCTTGCAGCAGTGGGCTTTGTGCTTGGGAGTAGGTCTCACGGTTTTGGTCTTCGCCGAGGGAGACAAGCTGATTCGTCAGTTCCTCGCCCGCCACGGCCACAGCCCGCGCTCGGCCATCCACCACACCCGCCGCTCTATCGCATCTATGCTCCGTTCGGGCATCTGA
- a CDS encoding ketopantoate reductase family protein produces MKYTMIGAGAMGYRYGVLLQELAGVEVDYIDTWQPNIDAVRSQGGVYVSRDHANRHLVPINIYTPEEYEGDPDVWMVFMKQMQLEDMLKRCAPLFKDHQVVFSAMNGWGHFEKLSQYFSQDRIYGGTALVATVLNGPGDVDFMGKAGAGSMEMCAMTEEITEVEKALAADFQTAGFNPTITQNFHGTCLAKIIFNSVANTLCTMYQIRMGQFISFPGAMKMVTQLVNEAYDACERAGYQMTRSRQEEIDAIEYSSRVSNPLHYPSMYQDLTAGRPTEVDYINGYIAQLGRDNDYVCRTHEFVVQGVHLAELAFQIHREEAKEQKIPTVA; encoded by the coding sequence ATGAAGTATACGATGATCGGCGCTGGCGCTATGGGGTATCGGTACGGAGTTCTGCTGCAAGAGCTGGCAGGCGTAGAGGTTGACTACATCGATACTTGGCAGCCCAACATTGATGCTGTGCGCAGCCAGGGTGGCGTCTATGTGTCTCGCGACCATGCCAACCGTCATTTAGTTCCCATCAATATTTACACTCCTGAAGAGTATGAGGGCGATCCAGACGTGTGGATGGTTTTCATGAAGCAAATGCAGCTGGAAGATATGCTCAAGCGTTGTGCCCCGCTCTTTAAGGACCACCAAGTCGTCTTCTCTGCTATGAACGGCTGGGGCCATTTTGAAAAGCTGAGCCAGTACTTCTCCCAAGACCGCATTTACGGCGGTACCGCTTTGGTTGCTACAGTGCTCAATGGTCCGGGAGACGTTGATTTCATGGGCAAGGCCGGCGCAGGCTCTATGGAGATGTGTGCCATGACCGAGGAGATTACCGAGGTGGAGAAGGCTCTCGCAGCCGACTTCCAAACCGCCGGTTTCAACCCCACTATTACCCAGAATTTCCACGGCACTTGCTTGGCCAAGATTATTTTCAATTCGGTAGCGAATACCTTATGCACCATGTATCAGATTCGCATGGGCCAGTTCATCTCCTTCCCCGGTGCCATGAAGATGGTCACTCAGCTGGTCAACGAAGCCTACGATGCCTGCGAGCGCGCTGGTTATCAGATGACCCGCTCCCGCCAAGAAGAGATTGACGCTATCGAGTATTCCAGCCGCGTTTCCAACCCCCTGCACTATCCCTCTATGTATCAGGATCTGACTGCAGGCCGCCCTACAGAAGTGGACTATATCAACGGTTACATCGCTCAGCTGGGTCGCGACAACGATTACGTTTGCCGCACCCACGAGTTCGTGGTTCAGGGCGTTCATCTGGCTGAGCTGGCTTTCCAGATTCACCGAGAAGAGGCCAAGGAGCAAAAGATTCCTACCGTGGCTTAG
- a CDS encoding aldo/keto reductase, translating to MSIQAWSPFQYGFFEGVFLDNPKFPALNAKLGQLASKYGVEPSAIAVAWILRHPAGFQVLLGSMTPERIGQMAASGDVNLSAQEWYDLYTAAGNDLP from the coding sequence ATGAGCATCCAAGCTTGGAGCCCCTTCCAATATGGCTTCTTTGAAGGAGTATTCCTCGACAATCCCAAGTTCCCCGCGCTCAATGCCAAGTTGGGGCAGCTTGCAAGTAAGTATGGGGTGGAGCCGAGCGCTATTGCTGTGGCATGGATTCTGCGACATCCTGCCGGCTTCCAGGTGCTGCTGGGATCAATGACTCCTGAGCGCATTGGTCAGATGGCTGCGAGCGGCGACGTGAATCTCAGTGCTCAAGAGTGGTATGACCTCTATACCGCTGCCGGCAACGACCTTCCCTAA
- the otsB gene encoding trehalose-phosphatase — MSRLIIVSNRLPVSLDTAADGSYSLRQNVGGLATAIGPYHKSHRDCLWIGWSGIDPDQYSSEDLEGIKQAYQERRCVPIFLSQDELDGYYAGFSNDALWPLFHDFSHEASFNPSDWEMYRKVNKKFAQVIEPLLSKGDTIWIQDYHLMLLPKMLRERFPSASIGWFLHVPFPSVEIFRSLPWSHEVLEGVLGADLVGFHTTDFVTSFLACIRRLAPEFSVGDDSVVDLPDGHRAAVDAFPIGIDYNLYARTSRSSLAKAMRRGIETAAGKNRSHYRSSVTAEGNAAAEAASRDGSWWSHHNQEEVPELMLASSAASSVGQRDNKIIVSVDRLDYTKGLPERLEAFGRMLEKYPEWTGHVTYYLLATPSREDVESYRKLKSQVDELVGKINGRYSLLAWTPIHYITRSLSIKPVCGIYAAGDVALVTPLRDGMNLVAKEYLACHDGREGALVLSNMAGAAGELTDAFIVNPYDIDMVCEALHDALEISPSKTRAGNMRMQARLKVRTAQNWCLDFLDTLRQVTTAGMTSKRIRMETRNQMVSQWEQAKRRLILCDYDGTLTPLVRNPERAQPTKALRQMLRDIGSQPGVDLFLVSGRSHETMDEWFSDLPIGLIAEHGAWYKPLPTSPATSTSSAIAAEDERSWQRNDALPDPAVWQPQIRPIMDEAVKRVPQSFVEVKSDALAWHYRMSDPKLAACEDERLASHLHQVVSGKGLMVMRNSKVLEVCPVATSKGQAVQPLIESGKYDFTLAVGDDATDETMFSVIPQNSWSIKIGPGDTKARVRMTGPSAVQLLLRDLAAGTSTLPTEE; from the coding sequence GTGTCACGTTTGATTATCGTTTCCAACCGTCTGCCTGTTTCCCTCGACACTGCTGCCGACGGTTCCTATTCCCTGCGTCAAAATGTCGGCGGTCTAGCCACTGCTATTGGCCCATACCATAAGTCTCACCGCGACTGTTTGTGGATTGGCTGGTCAGGCATCGATCCCGATCAGTATTCGAGCGAGGATTTGGAAGGCATTAAGCAGGCCTACCAAGAGCGTCGCTGCGTTCCCATTTTCCTTAGCCAAGACGAGCTTGACGGCTATTATGCTGGCTTTTCTAACGATGCGCTCTGGCCGCTCTTCCACGATTTTTCCCACGAGGCCAGCTTCAACCCCAGTGATTGGGAGATGTACCGCAAGGTCAACAAGAAGTTTGCTCAAGTCATTGAGCCGCTGCTCTCCAAGGGCGACACTATCTGGATTCAGGACTACCATCTTATGCTCCTGCCCAAGATGCTACGCGAGCGGTTCCCCAGCGCCTCCATCGGCTGGTTCCTCCATGTGCCATTCCCGAGCGTGGAGATTTTCCGTTCGTTGCCTTGGAGTCATGAAGTATTGGAAGGTGTCCTCGGTGCCGACTTAGTGGGTTTCCATACTACGGACTTTGTTACGAGCTTCTTGGCCTGTATCCGCCGACTTGCCCCTGAATTTTCGGTGGGCGATGACTCGGTTGTTGATCTTCCAGATGGTCATCGCGCAGCTGTAGACGCCTTTCCTATTGGCATCGACTACAACCTCTACGCCCGTACTTCTCGCTCGAGTTTGGCCAAGGCCATGCGTCGGGGGATTGAAACTGCTGCTGGCAAGAATCGCAGTCATTACCGTTCTTCCGTCACAGCTGAGGGCAATGCTGCTGCCGAAGCTGCTTCCCGTGATGGTTCTTGGTGGAGTCACCATAATCAAGAAGAGGTGCCGGAGCTCATGCTGGCCAGTTCGGCGGCATCTTCTGTTGGCCAGCGAGACAACAAGATTATCGTCTCCGTAGACCGCCTAGATTACACCAAGGGCCTGCCCGAGCGCCTGGAAGCCTTCGGACGCATGCTCGAAAAATATCCGGAATGGACGGGTCACGTTACCTATTACCTGCTGGCAACTCCCTCGCGTGAAGACGTTGAGTCATACCGTAAGCTCAAGTCGCAAGTCGACGAATTAGTGGGCAAAATCAACGGTCGCTACTCGCTTTTGGCCTGGACCCCAATCCACTACATCACACGTTCCCTCTCCATCAAGCCAGTCTGCGGCATCTATGCGGCCGGCGATGTGGCCCTAGTCACCCCGCTTAGAGATGGCATGAATCTGGTAGCCAAGGAGTATTTGGCCTGTCACGACGGTCGAGAAGGCGCTCTCGTGCTCTCTAACATGGCCGGTGCTGCCGGCGAGCTCACCGACGCTTTCATTGTTAACCCCTACGACATCGACATGGTCTGCGAGGCCTTGCACGATGCTCTGGAAATCAGCCCCAGCAAGACCCGCGCTGGCAATATGCGTATGCAGGCCCGCCTCAAAGTGCGCACTGCCCAAAACTGGTGCCTCGATTTTTTGGACACCTTGCGCCAGGTCACCACTGCCGGTATGACTTCAAAGCGTATCCGCATGGAGACCAGGAATCAGATGGTTTCCCAATGGGAGCAAGCCAAGCGCCGCTTGATTTTGTGCGATTACGATGGCACACTCACCCCGCTGGTGCGCAATCCTGAACGCGCGCAACCCACCAAAGCTTTGCGTCAGATGCTGCGAGATATTGGCTCCCAGCCCGGCGTCGACCTCTTCCTAGTATCCGGTCGTAGCCACGAAACGATGGACGAGTGGTTCTCCGATCTGCCCATCGGTCTTATCGCAGAACACGGCGCTTGGTATAAACCGCTACCGACCAGCCCCGCCACTTCGACAAGTAGCGCCATCGCTGCTGAAGACGAGCGCAGTTGGCAGCGCAACGATGCTTTGCCTGATCCAGCAGTGTGGCAACCGCAGATTCGCCCCATCATGGATGAAGCAGTTAAGCGCGTTCCCCAGTCTTTCGTAGAGGTCAAGTCCGACGCTTTGGCCTGGCATTATCGTATGAGCGACCCCAAGTTGGCAGCCTGCGAAGATGAGCGCTTGGCCTCCCACCTTCACCAAGTTGTATCTGGCAAGGGTCTGATGGTCATGCGCAATTCCAAGGTTTTAGAGGTCTGCCCGGTTGCCACGAGTAAGGGTCAGGCCGTCCAGCCGCTCATTGAAAGTGGCAAGTACGATTTCACACTGGCTGTGGGCGACGATGCCACCGACGAAACCATGTTCTCAGTTATTCCGCAAAATTCGTGGTCAATCAAGATTGGCCCCGGAGATACCAAGGCTCGCGTGCGCATGACAGGCCCCTCGGCAGTTCAATTGCTGCTGCGCGATTTGGCCGCTGGCACTTCTACCCTTCCCACTGAGGAGTAA
- a CDS encoding nucleoside deaminase, with protein MNQALAQAALAAAEGDVPVGAVIVGPDGFQLVSQGYNRRQVQHDPLAHAEVEALRAAGSWNLADCTLVVTLEPCPMCAGAALASHVGRIVFGAWDPKLGACGSVWDLPRDPHIGAQPEVVGGVEEVRCAAILQDFFDSRR; from the coding sequence ATGAACCAAGCCCTCGCTCAAGCCGCGCTGGCTGCTGCTGAAGGCGACGTTCCAGTCGGTGCAGTCATTGTGGGCCCCGATGGTTTCCAGCTCGTATCGCAGGGCTACAACCGCCGTCAAGTCCAGCACGACCCCTTGGCCCACGCCGAAGTGGAGGCGCTGCGGGCAGCTGGCTCTTGGAATTTGGCCGATTGCACGCTTGTCGTCACATTAGAACCTTGCCCTATGTGTGCGGGCGCTGCCTTGGCCAGCCACGTGGGCCGCATCGTCTTTGGCGCTTGGGATCCCAAGTTGGGTGCCTGCGGCTCGGTTTGGGATCTGCCTCGTGACCCCCATATCGGCGCTCAACCCGAAGTCGTGGGTGGTGTCGAAGAAGTGCGCTGTGCCGCCATTTTGCAAGACTTTTTTGACTCCCGACGCTAA
- a CDS encoding alpha/beta hydrolase: MSQDNEGEVIVPGIAGEPLEVRTAKYSRKGGQANLRRPIFLLLHGWGSNEDDIADLMRYIAPYNDYVSLRAPLTVPGSDRGMFGPGYSWFHRALPQGDDLDRDGFAAASAIDQWVAKNLPAEREVVVMGFSQGGMLAAHLMRVNPERYRAAIALSGFLAPGSVEGTAPADERLSSLEKPVFYGFGTADQVVPRYESHAFAAWLDEHVWLRSQSYNNLDHSVSMSELADIRQWLADIDVSSGLM, encoded by the coding sequence ATGAGCCAAGATAATGAAGGCGAAGTAATCGTGCCGGGCATCGCGGGCGAGCCCCTTGAAGTAAGAACGGCCAAGTATTCACGCAAAGGGGGGCAGGCCAACCTGCGTCGCCCCATCTTCCTGCTCCTCCACGGTTGGGGTTCCAACGAAGACGACATTGCCGACCTGATGCGCTACATAGCCCCTTACAACGATTACGTTTCCCTGCGCGCCCCGCTTACAGTGCCGGGCTCTGATCGCGGCATGTTTGGCCCCGGATACAGTTGGTTTCACCGGGCTTTGCCCCAAGGCGACGATTTGGACCGCGACGGTTTTGCTGCTGCTAGTGCCATCGACCAATGGGTCGCCAAGAATCTGCCTGCCGAGCGCGAAGTAGTGGTCATGGGCTTTTCGCAGGGAGGCATGCTGGCTGCCCATCTCATGCGCGTCAATCCCGAGCGGTACCGGGCTGCAATTGCGCTCTCTGGTTTCTTGGCTCCGGGCTCGGTGGAGGGCACTGCGCCAGCCGACGAGCGCCTATCTTCCCTAGAAAAGCCAGTATTCTACGGTTTTGGTACCGCAGACCAAGTAGTGCCCCGCTATGAGTCGCATGCGTTCGCAGCTTGGCTCGACGAGCATGTGTGGCTGCGCTCGCAGTCCTACAACAACTTAGACCATTCCGTGTCTATGTCTGAGCTGGCTGACATCCGCCAGTGGTTGGCAGACATAGACGTCTCTTCCGGACTTATGTGA
- a CDS encoding Sir2 family NAD-dependent protein deacetylase, translating into MSTHIAVLTGAGISTSAGIPDFRGPDGVWTKHPDQMQVYDIEAFLHSKAAREYSWRWQKESPVWKAQPGIAHKALAKLEEAGMLSLLATQNFDALHEKAGNSPDVIVNLHGTIGSSHCMTCAAPYRTSDIMDQLDQVSDPHCRRKLHYQGDLPCNGLIKTDVVYFGEALPEGAMEKSLRLSTQADQLWVIGSTLEVFPAASIVPAAAQAGVPITIMNMGRTRYDRLAKRLIREPIQDALPKLVEETIASEQAA; encoded by the coding sequence ATGAGCACACATATAGCAGTACTAACTGGAGCGGGCATCTCAACTTCGGCAGGCATACCTGACTTTCGAGGACCAGATGGAGTGTGGACCAAACACCCAGACCAGATGCAGGTTTATGACATTGAAGCTTTTTTGCATAGTAAGGCAGCGCGCGAATACTCCTGGCGTTGGCAGAAGGAATCTCCGGTGTGGAAGGCGCAGCCCGGAATCGCTCACAAGGCCCTAGCAAAGCTGGAGGAAGCGGGAATGCTGAGCCTGCTAGCAACGCAGAACTTTGATGCCTTGCACGAGAAGGCAGGAAATTCTCCGGATGTTATCGTGAATTTGCACGGAACAATAGGGAGTTCGCACTGCATGACTTGTGCAGCCCCCTACCGGACGAGCGACATAATGGACCAGCTCGACCAAGTGAGCGATCCACATTGCCGGCGCAAACTTCACTACCAGGGAGATTTGCCTTGCAACGGGCTAATCAAAACTGACGTGGTCTACTTTGGCGAGGCACTGCCCGAGGGAGCTATGGAGAAAAGTCTGCGATTGTCCACGCAAGCAGACCAGTTGTGGGTGATTGGTTCGACTTTGGAAGTGTTCCCCGCCGCATCGATTGTGCCGGCGGCTGCCCAAGCGGGAGTGCCCATCACCATTATGAATATGGGACGCACGCGATACGACCGGCTGGCCAAGCGGCTTATCCGCGAACCGATTCAAGATGCGCTACCCAAGCTCGTTGAGGAAACAATCGCAAGCGAGCAGGCAGCCTAA